In Maridesulfovibrio sp., a single genomic region encodes these proteins:
- a CDS encoding ABC transporter permease subunit (The N-terminal region of this protein, as described by TIGR01726, is a three transmembrane segment that identifies a subfamily of ABC transporter permease subunits, which specificities that include histidine, arginine, glutamine, glutamate, L-cystine (sic), the opines (in Agrobacterium) octopine and nopaline, etc.), whose protein sequence is MLSFRIKLGKSGAAASLFLLFVLLLSVSAVCASVDADTLLKQGRDALAAGQIDKACSMFSQVPAPGPDGDDGQFVYSRMQLARISYSMKDPGKARSYAEQVISVYPGNVEAKNFLASLDRETKPEWRRALDDCARFMPNLFKGATMTLVLVFFTMIVSPIGGLCIALGRITKVQPFCAISWFIIWFFRGTPLLLQLFFIYYGLPAIGITLSPLVSALIGLGINYSAYLAEIIRAGIESIDDGQTEAAKALGMTYAQTMRRVIIPQTYKRIIPPVANEFIALIKDTALVSTIAMVELMRAADQMFNAYFNVTVLVMAAIIYLIFTTVFTFVFEKIEYRVGVYERR, encoded by the coding sequence ATGCTTAGTTTTAGAATTAAACTCGGAAAGAGCGGGGCGGCTGCCTCGCTCTTTCTGCTGTTTGTGCTCCTTCTTTCCGTTTCTGCTGTCTGCGCTTCAGTGGACGCCGATACTCTGCTCAAGCAGGGGCGTGACGCCCTTGCCGCAGGGCAGATTGACAAGGCGTGTTCCATGTTCAGCCAGGTGCCCGCGCCGGGACCTGACGGGGATGACGGACAGTTCGTATATTCTCGTATGCAGCTTGCCCGGATCAGTTATTCCATGAAAGATCCGGGAAAGGCACGCAGCTATGCCGAACAGGTTATAAGCGTTTATCCGGGCAACGTGGAAGCAAAGAACTTTCTGGCCTCGCTCGACCGGGAAACGAAACCGGAGTGGCGCAGGGCTCTGGACGACTGCGCACGGTTTATGCCCAACCTGTTCAAGGGCGCTACCATGACGCTGGTGCTGGTGTTTTTCACCATGATAGTCTCTCCCATTGGAGGACTGTGCATTGCGCTGGGCAGAATAACCAAGGTGCAGCCTTTCTGCGCCATAAGCTGGTTCATTATCTGGTTTTTCCGCGGCACTCCGCTTCTATTGCAGCTTTTTTTCATCTATTACGGACTGCCCGCAATAGGGATAACCCTTTCCCCGCTGGTGTCGGCACTTATCGGACTGGGCATCAACTATTCGGCTTATCTCGCGGAGATAATCAGAGCGGGGATAGAGTCCATTGACGATGGTCAGACAGAAGCGGCCAAGGCGCTGGGCATGACCTACGCACAGACCATGCGCAGGGTAATCATCCCCCAGACGTACAAACGGATTATACCGCCGGTGGCCAACGAATTCATCGCGCTCATCAAGGATACCGCCCTTGTTTCAACCATTGCCATGGTTGAGCTCATGCGTGCGGCGGATCAGATGTTCAACGCATATTTCAATGTAACCGTGCTGGTCATGGCCGCCATAATCTATCTCATTTTCACGACCGTGTTCACTTTCGTTTTCGAGAAGATCGAATACAGGGTCGGGGTATACGAAAGGCGTTAG
- a CDS encoding FUSC family membrane protein, translated as MTKYALKSVAACVAAIFLAWLVGSEAGTIQWCAYGSLAVSIFRSGSTLARRKMVAAAITAATVCLVPVSTVFGNWPGFLEVYLFLLAFAVFFIPVLGMSAATAGIGTLIVNMLALTSPDTFAAGLHRSVALFFGASVSYIVLFYVFPMKPEQVLNRAGAVALTDIGDYFRAVASSSGSDDDLREIAQVHERSVESIRRYRSFMEAMNVDPVKHLGSYEGPSALYALLVRMFEAVVGLANSRQFADHSPVFSGMRFKFSDIAGRSSVVFDVLAARLSTGKGEVNLGEIEKGIADLESELLQLGAYKRDAGLRDEFLEAWGAIYGLRNLVLEFTEMNRLSCSGGSCSVR; from the coding sequence ATGACCAAGTATGCCCTCAAATCGGTCGCAGCCTGTGTCGCGGCTATTTTTCTGGCCTGGCTGGTCGGTTCGGAAGCAGGCACCATTCAATGGTGCGCTTACGGCTCGCTGGCAGTTTCCATTTTCCGGTCCGGCAGCACGCTTGCCAGGCGCAAGATGGTGGCGGCGGCAATAACCGCAGCGACGGTCTGTCTGGTTCCTGTCTCAACGGTGTTCGGAAACTGGCCGGGCTTTCTGGAAGTATACCTTTTCCTGCTTGCATTTGCCGTCTTTTTCATACCTGTGCTCGGTATGTCTGCGGCTACAGCCGGCATCGGAACTCTTATCGTGAACATGCTGGCTCTTACTTCCCCGGATACTTTTGCCGCCGGACTGCATCGGTCCGTGGCTCTGTTTTTCGGTGCATCGGTCTCCTATATCGTTCTGTTCTACGTCTTCCCCATGAAACCGGAGCAGGTCCTCAACCGGGCCGGAGCGGTCGCCCTTACAGATATAGGTGATTATTTTCGCGCCGTGGCTTCCTCCTCCGGAAGTGATGATGACCTGCGGGAAATTGCGCAGGTTCATGAACGGTCCGTTGAATCGATCCGCAGGTACAGGAGTTTTATGGAAGCCATGAATGTCGACCCGGTAAAGCATCTCGGCAGCTACGAAGGGCCGTCGGCTCTGTACGCTCTCCTTGTGCGGATGTTCGAGGCTGTTGTGGGACTTGCCAACAGCAGACAGTTCGCGGACCACAGTCCCGTGTTTTCCGGCATGCGTTTCAAATTCAGTGATATTGCAGGCCGGAGTTCGGTTGTTTTTGATGTTCTCGCCGCAAGGCTTTCCACCGGAAAGGGGGAAGTAAATCTCGGCGAAATAGAGAAGGGCATCGCAGATCTGGAATCCGAACTGCTGCAACTGGGCGCGTACAAGAGAGATGCCGGATTGCGGGATGAATTTCTGGAAGCCTGGGGGGCCATATACGGTCTCAGGAATCTTGTGCTTGAATTTACCGAGATGAACAGGCTCAGCTGTTCCGGGGGGAGTTGCAGTGTTCGCTGA
- a CDS encoding amino acid ABC transporter substrate-binding protein, translated as MKRVLVILMVAVMLAFAASAMAGDGSLEKVKQAGQLVIGLDDTFAPMGFRQDDGTLVGFDVDAAEEVGKRMGIKIVWQPTEWSGVVHSLNAKKFDCIWNGMTITPEREKAVSFSKPYIMDGQIAVITMGNKAIKGQSDLGGKIVGVQKGSPALEAAKSIKPAAKEIREYDTNVKALLDLEAGRLDSVVVDSIAGRYSMAQRPGKYVALPGYITNEAFGIAFRKDDKSLQAEVQKTIDAMIADGTMGKISRKWFGEDVTDPAKW; from the coding sequence ATGAAAAGGGTATTAGTAATTCTCATGGTTGCAGTGATGCTGGCATTTGCAGCCTCCGCTATGGCAGGTGACGGTTCTCTCGAAAAGGTCAAACAGGCAGGACAGCTTGTAATCGGCCTTGACGATACTTTTGCTCCCATGGGTTTCCGTCAGGATGACGGTACACTGGTCGGATTCGATGTTGATGCCGCTGAAGAAGTCGGTAAACGCATGGGCATCAAAATAGTATGGCAGCCCACAGAATGGTCCGGTGTTGTCCACTCCCTGAATGCCAAGAAATTCGACTGCATCTGGAACGGCATGACCATCACCCCCGAACGTGAGAAGGCTGTTTCTTTTTCCAAGCCCTACATTATGGATGGACAGATTGCCGTAATCACCATGGGCAACAAGGCCATCAAAGGCCAGTCCGACCTCGGTGGTAAAATCGTAGGCGTTCAGAAAGGTTCTCCCGCTCTTGAAGCCGCAAAATCCATCAAGCCCGCTGCAAAGGAAATCCGCGAATACGATACCAACGTCAAAGCCCTGCTTGACCTTGAAGCCGGTCGTCTTGATTCTGTTGTAGTAGACAGCATCGCAGGCCGCTACTCCATGGCTCAGCGTCCCGGCAAGTATGTTGCCCTTCCCGGCTACATCACCAATGAAGCTTTCGGTATCGCTTTCCGCAAGGACGACAAATCTCTGCAGGCCGAAGTTCAGAAAACCATCGACGCTATGATTGCCGACGGCACCATGGGTAAAATCTCCCGCAAGTGGTTCGGCGAAGACGTCACCGACCCCGCCAAATGGTAA
- a CDS encoding amino acid ABC transporter ATP-binding protein, which yields MEIILELKKVVKTFGSLTAVNNIDLKIERGEKVVIVGPSGSGKSTLLRTMNFLETIDSGEIHFEGKRCGYTYKDGVPVLDSQKKLCAIRSEIGMVFQQFNLFPHMTVLQNVMEGQVTVLGKSRNDARKTALQMLDKVGLSDRSEVFPVTLSGGQKQRVAIARALAMQPKMMLFDEPTSALDPELVGEVFDTIRSLADDGMTMVIVTHNMGFAREVADTVIFMETGDFIAKGTPAEFFSSDTQHPRIKEFMDKLL from the coding sequence ATGGAAATCATTTTAGAACTCAAGAAGGTAGTGAAGACCTTCGGCTCCCTCACTGCGGTCAACAATATTGACCTGAAGATCGAGAGAGGCGAAAAGGTCGTTATTGTCGGGCCCAGCGGGTCCGGCAAGTCCACTCTGCTGCGGACCATGAATTTTCTGGAAACAATTGATTCCGGTGAAATTCACTTTGAAGGGAAGCGCTGCGGCTACACGTACAAGGACGGTGTACCCGTTCTTGATTCCCAGAAAAAGCTTTGCGCCATACGTTCCGAGATCGGGATGGTGTTTCAGCAGTTCAACCTGTTTCCGCACATGACCGTCCTGCAGAATGTCATGGAAGGACAGGTCACAGTGCTTGGAAAAAGCAGGAATGACGCGCGCAAGACCGCGCTGCAGATGCTGGACAAGGTCGGGTTGTCCGACAGATCGGAAGTTTTCCCGGTAACCCTTTCGGGCGGACAGAAGCAGCGTGTGGCCATTGCCAGAGCCCTGGCGATGCAGCCCAAGATGATGCTTTTCGATGAGCCTACTTCCGCTCTCGACCCGGAACTTGTGGGCGAGGTTTTCGATACGATCCGTTCGCTGGCCGACGACGGCATGACCATGGTTATTGTCACCCACAACATGGGCTTTGCCCGTGAGGTTGCCGACACGGTTATTTTTATGGAAACCGGAGATTTTATAGCCAAAGGCACTCCCGCCGAGTTCTTTTCCTCCGATACGCAGCATCCGCGCATCAAGGAATTTATGGATAAGCTGCTTTAA
- a CDS encoding Hsp20/alpha crystallin family protein, which produces MPNLTSWGSRELEKLKTDMDRLFNSLCNDYGIPSVCGIIDCTPRTKMEEVGDALEVSTTMPGFQAEDLEVKVTETSMTISGEKKVTFEGGRQSSHFKKTIPLPCRVDPENVRATFKDGILKIILLKCIIKPQKTISINAE; this is translated from the coding sequence ATGCCCAACCTTACATCATGGGGAAGCCGGGAGCTTGAAAAGCTTAAAACCGATATGGACAGGCTGTTCAACAGTCTGTGCAACGATTACGGCATCCCTTCCGTATGCGGAATAATAGACTGCACCCCGAGAACAAAAATGGAAGAAGTCGGTGATGCGCTTGAAGTATCCACAACCATGCCCGGATTCCAGGCCGAAGATCTGGAAGTAAAGGTAACCGAGACTTCCATGACCATTTCCGGCGAGAAAAAAGTCACTTTCGAGGGCGGCCGGCAATCCAGCCATTTCAAAAAGACAATCCCCCTGCCCTGCCGGGTGGACCCGGAAAACGTCAGGGCGACGTTCAAAGACGGAATACTGAAAATTATCCTGCTCAAATGCATCATCAAGCCTCAGAAGACCATCTCCATCAACGCTGAATAA